A DNA window from Rossellomorea marisflavi contains the following coding sequences:
- a CDS encoding sugar ABC transporter substrate-binding protein, protein MKKVLSVLLFATLLITLAACQPNVSSESKGEEKQGTSEHPLAGKKIALIMQINLGTFSAQYIEGVKEQVKKFGGEVQVFTSEGDLAKMSSNLDAAINQKFDGILIDHGTKEALQSGVEKAKEAKIPVVVFDADVESDGVTVLEQGDQQMAEQTLSKLSDELGGKGNIVKIWVAGFAPMERRQVAYQEFLKENRDIKEVAAFGAATNNTALDTQAQMEAILKQYPKGEIDAVWAAWDEFAKGAVRAIEAAGRNEIKVYGIDMSDEDLQIIQKEGSPWVASAAVDPKDIGRVQVRFLYQKLDGEETPQTVKLEPVFVEKEQLPEETITTDQLSEHIDGWGASEQGYSDELKKLEASFES, encoded by the coding sequence ATGAAAAAGGTTTTATCAGTACTCTTATTTGCGACACTACTCATCACACTGGCTGCCTGTCAGCCGAACGTATCGTCAGAATCCAAAGGGGAAGAAAAGCAGGGGACGTCCGAGCACCCGCTGGCAGGGAAGAAGATTGCCTTGATCATGCAGATCAACCTGGGGACGTTCTCGGCCCAGTATATTGAAGGAGTAAAAGAGCAGGTGAAGAAATTCGGCGGGGAAGTACAGGTATTCACTTCTGAAGGGGACTTGGCCAAAATGTCTTCGAATCTGGATGCGGCCATCAACCAGAAGTTTGATGGGATCCTCATTGACCACGGCACGAAGGAGGCGTTGCAATCAGGAGTGGAAAAAGCAAAAGAGGCCAAGATCCCGGTCGTCGTGTTTGATGCCGATGTGGAATCGGATGGTGTGACCGTCCTTGAACAGGGGGATCAGCAGATGGCGGAACAGACCCTTTCCAAACTCTCTGATGAGCTTGGAGGCAAGGGGAATATCGTGAAAATCTGGGTGGCAGGATTCGCTCCGATGGAAAGGCGTCAAGTCGCGTATCAGGAGTTCCTGAAAGAGAACCGGGATATCAAAGAAGTGGCTGCATTCGGAGCGGCGACCAATAACACGGCCCTGGATACCCAGGCACAGATGGAAGCGATCCTGAAGCAGTATCCGAAAGGAGAAATCGATGCGGTATGGGCCGCGTGGGATGAATTCGCCAAAGGGGCCGTCCGTGCCATCGAAGCGGCAGGGAGAAACGAGATCAAGGTGTACGGAATCGATATGAGCGACGAAGATCTCCAGATCATCCAGAAAGAAGGAAGCCCATGGGTGGCGTCCGCAGCAGTGGACCCGAAGGATATCGGCCGCGTGCAGGTCCGCTTCCTTTACCAAAAGCTTGACGGGGAGGAAACGCCTCAAACGGTGAAGCTTGAACCGGTCTTCGTCGAGAAAGAGCAGCTTCCGGAAGAAACGATCACCACCGATCAATTGAGTGAGCATATCGACGGCTGGGGGGCGAGCGAACAAGGGTATTCCGACGAGTTGAAGAAGCTCGAGGCATCATTTGAATCGTAA